In the genome of Flammeovirga agarivorans, one region contains:
- a CDS encoding transketolase family protein, which yields MKNINTQAADNIRILAAAMVEKAKSGHPGGAMGGADFIEILYSEFLNFDPKDPSWHARDRFFLDPGHMSAMLYGQLSLLNCFSMEELKQFRQWGSPTSGHPEVDVHRMIENTSGPLGQGHVFAVGSAISERFLQSRFGKTVEHKTYAYISDGGIQEEISQGAGRIAGHLGLSNLIMFYDANDIQLSTTVEEVTTEDTAKKYEAWHWNVITIDGNDPEAIRSALKAANSEKERPTLIIGKTVMGKGAIDQEGQSFEGKCSTHGQPLSNSGASFSETIKKLGGNPEDPFQIFDEVKAHYAEVIKKKQAAADERKAQEEGWSKMYPELANKLVSFYDRKNTVVDWSNITQTEGVATRAASGKVLAHLATRVENMIVASADLADSDKTEAFLKKTTAFKKNDFKGAFLQAGVSELTMAAIAVGMGLHGGVIPVCATFFVFSDYMKPVIRIASLMQTPVIFMWTHDSFRVGEDGPTHQPIEQEAQLRLLEQLKNHHGQRSFLALRPADAYETTNAWKLAVESADRPVGLIFSRQNIPAIASEEQRLKDAEFLNKGGYSVLELGGSTDVQLIANGSEVSTLSSVAVLLNKNYGLGIKVISVPSEGLFRDQDKEYQEEVLDKNIPTFGLTAGLPVTLAGLVDINNIHGLTHFGYSAPAATLDHEFGYTPDRVVEWLLPQLQNEGIVEMDLSK from the coding sequence ATGAAAAATATTAATACACAGGCAGCTGATAATATTAGAATATTAGCAGCAGCGATGGTAGAAAAAGCAAAATCTGGCCACCCAGGAGGTGCGATGGGCGGAGCAGATTTTATTGAAATTTTATATAGTGAATTTTTAAATTTTGATCCTAAAGACCCTTCATGGCATGCAAGAGATCGTTTCTTTTTAGATCCTGGTCATATGTCGGCGATGCTTTATGGACAATTGTCTTTATTGAACTGTTTCTCAATGGAAGAGTTAAAACAATTTAGACAGTGGGGGAGCCCAACTTCAGGTCATCCAGAAGTTGATGTGCACAGAATGATAGAAAACACTTCAGGTCCTCTTGGGCAGGGACACGTTTTTGCGGTAGGTTCTGCTATTTCAGAGCGTTTTTTACAAAGTCGTTTTGGTAAAACTGTAGAGCATAAAACTTATGCATATATATCAGATGGCGGTATTCAAGAGGAGATATCACAAGGAGCAGGTAGAATCGCAGGTCATTTAGGTTTAAGTAACCTAATTATGTTCTATGATGCGAATGATATTCAATTATCAACAACTGTAGAAGAAGTAACAACTGAGGATACAGCTAAGAAATACGAAGCATGGCACTGGAATGTAATCACAATTGATGGCAATGACCCCGAGGCAATACGTTCAGCATTAAAAGCAGCAAATTCTGAAAAAGAAAGACCGACACTAATTATTGGTAAAACAGTAATGGGTAAAGGAGCGATTGATCAAGAGGGACAAAGTTTTGAAGGAAAATGTTCAACTCATGGTCAGCCTTTATCAAATTCAGGAGCAAGTTTCTCAGAAACAATAAAGAAATTAGGAGGTAACCCTGAAGATCCATTCCAAATTTTTGATGAAGTGAAGGCTCATTATGCAGAAGTAATTAAGAAGAAACAAGCTGCTGCTGATGAGAGAAAAGCTCAAGAAGAAGGGTGGAGTAAAATGTATCCTGAATTAGCAAACAAATTAGTTTCATTCTATGATCGAAAAAATACGGTTGTAGATTGGTCAAATATCACTCAAACTGAAGGTGTAGCTACTAGAGCAGCCTCAGGTAAAGTACTTGCTCACTTAGCGACTAGAGTTGAAAATATGATTGTTGCTTCTGCAGATTTAGCAGATTCAGATAAAACAGAAGCATTTTTAAAGAAAACAACTGCCTTTAAAAAGAATGATTTTAAAGGAGCATTCTTACAAGCAGGAGTGTCTGAGTTAACAATGGCTGCAATAGCAGTTGGAATGGGGTTACATGGAGGTGTTATTCCTGTCTGTGCAACATTCTTTGTATTCTCAGATTATATGAAACCAGTAATTAGAATTGCTTCATTAATGCAAACTCCTGTGATTTTCATGTGGACACATGATTCATTTAGAGTAGGTGAAGATGGACCAACTCACCAACCTATTGAGCAAGAAGCACAACTAAGGTTATTAGAGCAATTAAAAAATCATCACGGTCAACGAAGCTTCTTAGCATTACGCCCTGCGGATGCATATGAAACAACAAATGCATGGAAGTTAGCCGTAGAAAGTGCAGATAGACCTGTTGGTTTAATCTTCTCTCGTCAGAATATTCCTGCAATAGCTTCAGAAGAGCAACGTCTGAAAGATGCTGAATTCTTAAATAAAGGAGGTTATTCTGTATTGGAATTAGGAGGAAGCACTGATGTACAATTAATTGCTAATGGTTCTGAGGTCTCTACTTTATCATCTGTAGCTGTACTTCTAAATAAAAACTATGGTTTAGGAATTAAAGTGATTTCTGTACCATCAGAAGGTTTATTTAGAGATCAAGACAAAGAATACCAAGAAGAGGTATTGGACAAAAATATTCCGACTTTTGGTTTAACGGCAGGGTTACCGGTTACACTAGCAGGATTGGTTGATATTAATAACATCCACGGTTTAACTCACTTTGGATATTCTGCTCCTGCAGCTACTTTGGATCATGAATTTGGTTATACACCGGATAGAGTGGTAGAATGGTTATTACCTCAATTACAAAATGAAGGGATAGTAGAAATGGATCTATCGAAGTAA
- a CDS encoding xylulokinase, whose translation MQFLGLDIGSSSVKVSVTDEIGKVIVSAQYPEKEMKIDAPQPGFAEQDPEMWWDAIKKAIEQLKKDPAFKGDELGAIGITYQMHGLVIVDNKKEVIRPSIIWCDSRAVEIGQEAFEAIGEANCLKQFMNSPGNFTASKLKWVKENEPENFKKIHKFMLPGDYINMKLTGEINTTISGLSEGILWNFKHNRLNTELLEHYGIPFNLVADYKEVFTEHGKVSSQIALELGIKEGIPVTYKAGDQPNNAFSLNVVNPGEIAATGGTSGVVYGVTDEVKYDPKSRVNPFAHVNHTEDTLRLGVLLCINGTGIANSWLQKNIAGNMDYEAMNVAAVKSPIGAKGVVYLPFGNGAERVLENNNVGAHYLNLDFNRHSTNELIRATQEGIVFSFQYGIEVMQEMGLKPAVIRAGYANMFMSPLFRQTLANITGAPIELLDTDGARGAAIGGAVGVKHFSSLEDAFQSLNVIETIYPNIDEVEETKLAYQNWKKMLLNILDKEPQMV comes from the coding sequence ATGCAGTTTTTAGGTTTAGATATCGGAAGTTCATCAGTAAAAGTATCAGTTACTGATGAAATCGGAAAAGTGATAGTATCCGCTCAATATCCTGAAAAGGAAATGAAAATTGATGCTCCTCAGCCAGGTTTTGCAGAGCAAGATCCTGAAATGTGGTGGGATGCTATCAAAAAAGCAATTGAACAACTAAAGAAAGATCCTGCATTCAAAGGAGATGAACTTGGTGCTATTGGTATCACTTACCAAATGCATGGGTTAGTGATTGTTGATAATAAGAAAGAAGTGATCCGACCTTCTATTATCTGGTGTGATAGTAGAGCAGTTGAAATTGGTCAAGAAGCATTTGAGGCCATTGGAGAAGCAAACTGTTTAAAGCAGTTTATGAATTCTCCTGGAAACTTTACTGCATCAAAATTGAAGTGGGTAAAGGAAAATGAACCAGAGAACTTCAAAAAAATACACAAATTTATGTTACCTGGAGACTATATCAACATGAAGTTGACAGGAGAAATAAATACAACTATATCAGGTTTATCTGAAGGTATTTTATGGAACTTCAAGCACAACAGACTGAATACCGAGCTCCTAGAGCATTATGGAATACCATTCAATTTAGTGGCTGATTATAAAGAGGTGTTTACGGAACATGGTAAAGTTTCTTCACAAATCGCATTAGAATTAGGTATTAAAGAAGGAATTCCTGTTACGTATAAAGCAGGAGATCAACCCAATAATGCTTTTTCTCTAAATGTCGTTAACCCAGGTGAAATTGCAGCTACAGGTGGAACTTCTGGAGTTGTTTATGGGGTAACTGATGAAGTAAAATACGATCCAAAATCAAGAGTAAATCCATTTGCTCATGTAAATCATACTGAAGATACTCTTCGATTAGGTGTTTTATTATGTATCAATGGTACAGGTATTGCAAATTCTTGGCTCCAAAAAAATATTGCAGGCAATATGGATTATGAGGCAATGAATGTTGCAGCAGTAAAATCACCTATTGGAGCCAAAGGGGTAGTGTACCTACCGTTTGGTAATGGTGCTGAAAGAGTTTTGGAAAACAATAATGTTGGAGCGCACTATCTAAACTTAGACTTTAATAGACATTCTACAAACGAACTGATTAGAGCCACGCAGGAAGGAATCGTATTTTCATTCCAATATGGTATAGAAGTGATGCAAGAAATGGGCTTAAAACCAGCTGTAATTAGAGCAGGTTATGCCAATATGTTTATGAGTCCATTGTTCAGACAAACATTGGCAAACATCACAGGTGCTCCAATTGAATTATTAGATACAGATGGAGCAAGAGGTGCAGCGATAGGTGGAGCAGTAGGTGTTAAACACTTTTCATCATTAGAAGATGCATTCCAATCATTGAATGTGATCGAAACAATATATCCAAATATCGATGAGGTAGAAGAAACAAAACTAGCCTATCAAAATTGGAAAAAAATGCTTTTAAATATTTTAGATAAAGAGCCTCAAATGGTTTAA
- the fsa gene encoding fructose-6-phosphate aldolase has translation MKFFIDTANLGDIAQAYDMGILDGVTTNPSLMAKENIVGNANIKAHYAKICDIVEDKVSAEVLSTDLEGMIKEGEELAAISPKIVVKIPMIKDGLKAIKHFSKKGIRTNCTLIFSAGQALLAAKAGATYVSPFIGRLDDVSQDGMLLIEEIKEIFSQYPELNTEILAASVRHTMHLLKCAKVGADVATCPLSVFEALLNHPLTDKGLAQFIEAAKTMQEESALV, from the coding sequence ATGAAATTCTTTATTGACACAGCAAACTTAGGTGATATCGCACAAGCATATGACATGGGTATCTTGGACGGTGTAACTACTAACCCTTCTTTAATGGCTAAAGAAAATATAGTAGGTAATGCTAATATCAAGGCACACTATGCTAAAATCTGTGATATCGTAGAAGATAAGGTAAGTGCTGAGGTATTATCTACTGATTTGGAAGGAATGATCAAAGAAGGTGAAGAACTTGCAGCTATCTCTCCAAAAATCGTTGTAAAAATACCAATGATTAAAGATGGTTTAAAAGCAATCAAACATTTTTCGAAAAAAGGGATCCGTACAAACTGTACATTAATTTTTTCTGCAGGTCAAGCGCTTCTAGCGGCAAAAGCAGGAGCAACTTATGTATCACCTTTTATCGGTAGATTAGATGATGTATCACAAGATGGTATGTTACTAATTGAAGAAATCAAAGAAATTTTCTCTCAATATCCTGAGTTGAACACAGAAATTCTTGCAGCATCTGTACGTCATACAATGCACCTATTGAAATGTGCAAAAGTAGGAGCAGATGTAGCAACATGTCCTCTATCAGTTTTTGAAGCACTATTAAACCACCCTCTAACAGACAAAGGGTTGGCTCAGTTTATAGAAGCGGCGAAAACGATGCAAGAGGAATCGGCTTTAGTATAA